From Brassica rapa cultivar Chiifu-401-42 chromosome A06, CAAS_Brap_v3.01, whole genome shotgun sequence:
AATCTTTGTCGGAAAAAAAAGTAACTCGAAAAACAGTGAAAATGGTAAGCAAAAATCTTACGGCGACGTTGCTCCTCTTCACCACCTTTCTCTTCATTACCGGATCAACCTCAGTCGTTCATTCCTCTCCACGACTTAACGCAACGACCAAAGATCTAGAGTTCGTCCGAACAAGCTGCAACGTCACTCAATATCCAGACCTCTGCTTCAAGTCTCTCGCGGGCTACGCCTCCACCGTTCATGAAAACCCGGCGAGGCTAACCAAAGTCTCAGTCGATGTTGCGATTTTAGAAGCTAAATCAACGGTTGTGTTTCTCTCCAGACTCTCGCGGTCCGCACCCGAAGTCAAAAACTGTGTTTCTTACGTAAGATACGCATTAGACTCAATGAGAGATGATTGTCTCCCAATACTACGAAACATTATACGTGGAGGCGGCGTCGCGGCGGCTCCTTCACCGGCTGCTCCCCCGTCCTCGGAGGTGTTTAGTAATCAGATGGATGACGTGATTACGTATATGAGTACAGTGATTACGTTTGAGGAAACGTGTACGGACGaatatgaagatgaagaaggaaaGGTTAAGACTGTTGTTTGTGATCGGGTGAACAAACTGAAAATGTTTTCTAGTATTGCTCTTTCCCTTGCGAACAGTTTAGCCAAGAATGGATCTTCTCCATGAGATTAGATTAtgaagatttttaatttttaattttatcggTTCGTCGGATAATTTGTTCTTATATTGTTTAAGGtttcttttgataaattaatatattatcggttttaatattaaaattgtcACTGTTGTGTGTAAAATTTGAGTTGTTACATCTAAAATATAGTGGGTTCAACGGTTTATGCTTCATTATATTGTCTCTATGTTGGATATATATGCTAATTAATAAAGGTTAACCAATGTGGGTTGATACTCTAACTCTCTATGTAAATATGTGGACAGTACTATGATGATGCTAAGGCCCCATGTTGAGCTAGTCAGGGTATGCGAACACCTGCAAGTGTGAATTCGAGCCTATGTTCGAGGCTCTAGCAAGGGAGAGCGACAACCAATAAAGATAAGTCACcatagaaagaaaaacaaatcacaatATGGTACGGCGTAATCATAGTTCAAAGACCAAATGACGACGTTAAATCAAATCTTTACTAGCGTTAGCATGCATTAGTGTTACACAATCGTTTGAATGTACGAGAGCGGATATAGAAAGGAAAGTGCATTCGCCTccattaacttttaaatttttttaaaaaaaattgggaaGTTTCGGATGATTGAAAGAAAGTATCAACTATTAAGTGCAAGCATGTTAcccaaattaatatttttcaaacatGTATTACTTTAGGCCCAGTATAAGTCACATTAGATATATTTTTGGCCCCCTCTTcaaagtttttgtttcttttattcaAAGGGAAGACTAAAATCATTGATCAAACCGCGAACAACTGTTCATTACACTCTCACATAAACCCAAATCTTTTGAAAAACTCTAGCTCCTTCCCGCCTTAAACCGAGTAGAACAAAATTACGAAAATTTTGAATCTTGTTTTCCTTTAATTTGTCACAACATTCAATTGTACCTCCTTTTTGAGCAAGCAAGCTTTCGTGAATCACTCATAATAAAATACTCATTTTTTCACCAAAGCGTTACTTTAGAAAAAGGGTAAAGAAATACACGAAATTTATACATCACACCACCACATGCAAACCCGAATTACATTCTCTCATTCTCAGACGACATTTTTTTTTCCACTCAACccctaaaatttaaaataacagaCAATTAACCATTAAACTCGACTTAGAAAaatactaattatttttaaaagaactCTCTTTTAGGATTTTGTTGCTTAAGCTTCTAATCAAAGCTTATTCGATTTGCTAAAGCGTCAACTTTAGCAACCAACAGGCACCATCGCAGGCTTCGCTTTCGGTGGCCTTCCACGCCCTCTCCGCTCCCCAGCCGGAGCCTCCGCAGGTTCAACGTCGGCTTTAACCGCCTCGGATTCCGTCTTCTGCTTCTTCGGCGGTCGTCCACGTGGCCTCCCGGAGCCACTCGGTGCCGCAACCTTCGTCTCCACCTCCGAGGAAGGATCCTTCGCCTTAGGAGGACGACCTCTAGGCCTCGGCGAGGAAACGGAAGGAGCAGGAGCCGGGACCGCCACGTGGCTTGACTCTCCCTGAGGCTTCGCCTTCGGAGGACGGCCGCGGCCGCGCTTGGGCGGAGCTTGCGGATCTGGTTTCATGTAGTTGTTCTTCACCATCGTGATCTGGCCGGATTGTTTCATCTGGTTGAGGTGGTAGCTGAGGAGCGTCATGTGAGACGGTGGTAGAGAGGTTTGAGTTGACTCGATGTGCTTCGCGATCGCCGTCTTGTTGCAACCGTTCGCGTCGTTCGATGCTTCGATCGCTTCCATGATCATCTGATTTCCacaaaattcgaaaaaaaaaaatcagatctaCCATATGAAACGGTTCACTATGCAATTTCGAGATCTGAGAGAGGTGCAGTTATAGATTATTATACCTGAGGATACGGAGGGAGAGAGAAGGGACTCGGCTGCTGCTCCTCCGCCATTGGTGATTGTTGAGGTTCAAGCTCGGTCTCCGTCGCCATGATTTTgcagggagagagagagagagagaggagtgaGGTAGGAGAGAGAGTACTGTTGCTTGAATGGGCGCTGAAGCAAAGAAGCTGTGTGGATTTATCAGAAGTTAATAgtggttttctttttaattaaataaatattgtttttgttcGGAAAGCTGATCGAACGGTTGGGGTGTGAGGGATACGAAAGTTGATCTAACGGCTGCGAGAGTGTAAGAATATTATCACGCAGGATTGCTGACATGGATGAAGTAGCGATAAGTGATAGCTTTTGTGAATTTACTTTTCTCTCCCTGATTTTGAAGTTTACGAAAGATAAACAATTGGCGAATAATTCGGTGATTCGGCTCTTTAAAGTTAGAACGTGTCGAATTATTAATGGAGGCTAGGGAAAAAAGAAACGAGAAATTGAGCCAGGGCCTATTAGAATAAAGACCCATTGGACCACATTagttaatagtttaaaaataattttaattttaattatgggAGTTCACTTATATATGCATATCCCAGATATGATGTTACAGTAACATTGTTACTACAGGCAATGAACAACAATAAAAAGAACAGAGATCAAACAAATCATGTGGAGTCTATTACTCACAAACAAAACCCAAGATACAAACGTGAAAACACAATCAAAGGAGGCCAGTGCTCCGGAACGGGTTATTGtgttggttcacagcaaaatcACCAAACCCGCTGGTATTTGGCTGCTGAGAAACCGGGTTAACCGGAAAATCCCCAAAATCACCAAATGGATTGTTATTGGCTGGGGGGTTTGGGAATGCTAGCTGTAGTTGCTGCTGCTGCGGCTGATAAGTTGGCTGGTAAGAACCAAAGGGGTTGCTCACAGCTGGCTGCTGAGGTGGCGGAGTTCTATTGGATGTTGCAAAAGGATCGTGAACCTCGAATGGGTTGGGAGCTGGTGCACCGTAGACAGGGCGTTGAGAGGCTATGTAGGCTCCATCGTCGTATAGACTGTTCAATGTGAGCGTGTCTAAGCCTCCAGCCTACACATTTTGATGCACACACATTTATCGTTTTGAAAGGTTAAAGCCTACAAATGATATAATGAACACATACACTATAACGTATATCACAGTAATGTAATCTATTTGCTAGTAACAAAATTCTAGTCTGATGATTTCGTTTCATTCTAACCTTAAAGTTTATCAAGATATAAAGATGAGGTTTTAGAAGATTAGCTTACAAAACATATAATCAAACCTACAATCAACTCTCTGTTTTCACGATTCCATTACTAATTTCCTAATTACAAGGTTCCTAGTCTCAAATTTTCCGTAAAGCATGCACGTGACCATTTTTCATTGTAAACCTGTCCAGATATACTCTAGTGGTTTATCCTAAGCTTGAGATAACATCGAAAATTCCAGCTGTACAGCCAAATCCTTAGATGGAAACTAAGCGGCTTTGACTTGTATTTTGTGATATACTGTATAAAACATAAACAACCAGAAGACTGCTTACCAATTGCCTATCGGTGGCTGCAGAGATATCGTTGCTTGGTGTTGTTACGAGGGCAAGCTCCCATCCTGAAGGGTCATAATTGTTTGTTTGACCAAAACGAGGCGTTGGAGGGTTACCTGGAAACAGAGACAAAGAACAGAAATGAGCCAGTAAAAAAAGGGTAACATCATGATGGACATGCAATTAAGATGGTATAGCGAGAAGTTTACCATCAGTTGGGATTACGGCTAAAGCAAGTGCATTTTGTTCCTCGATCGCTGATGCATCAGGAGCAGCAGTGTTCAGACCCTGTGtggaaaataaaacaaagagagCCTGCGAGTTAAGAATAGCAATGGGAAGAAAAAGTGAAATCAAGAGTCATAAAGTAATAGTAATAAGATTTTTCACCAGTAGATCATCTGTATCGATGATGTTCTGAGACTGAGTGTTGGCTGAAGGAGGAGG
This genomic window contains:
- the LOC103827854 gene encoding pectinesterase inhibitor 9, with the protein product MVSKNLTATLLLFTTFLFITGSTSVVHSSPRLNATTKDLEFVRTSCNVTQYPDLCFKSLAGYASTVHENPARLTKVSVDVAILEAKSTVVFLSRLSRSAPEVKNCVSYVRYALDSMRDDCLPILRNIIRGGGVAAAPSPAAPPSSEVFSNQMDDVITYMSTVITFEETCTDEYEDEEGKVKTVVCDRVNKLKMFSSIALSLANSLAKNGSSP
- the LOC103827568 gene encoding HMG-Y-related protein A translates to MATETELEPQQSPMAEEQQPSPFSLPPYPQMIMEAIEASNDANGCNKTAIAKHIESTQTSLPPSHMTLLSYHLNQMKQSGQITMVKNNYMKPDPQAPPKRGRGRPPKAKPQGESSHVAVPAPAPSVSSPRPRGRPPKAKDPSSEVETKVAAPSGSGRPRGRPPKKQKTESEAVKADVEPAEAPAGERRGRGRPPKAKPAMVPVGC